In Paralcaligenes sp. KSB-10, the following are encoded in one genomic region:
- a CDS encoding GntR family transcriptional regulator, with product MAIDAVDRSTLPTTVAGRLRELIIEGELPAGTRLNERALCDRLGVSRTPLREAFRLLAAEGLVHIQPNRGAQVIALSEKDVRESFEVMAALEALSGELACLHVTDREIDEIKALTFEMQASHARQDLSSYYRVNRAIHDRINQAGQNQLLSQVYATLNLRIQNLRFRSNLNREKWDKAMREHTDMVEALAARDGPRLAAIMRTHLQRKGETVLEALFHTSPDLA from the coding sequence ATGGCCATCGATGCGGTAGACCGCAGTACCCTGCCCACCACAGTGGCCGGCCGGCTGCGCGAACTGATCATCGAAGGCGAATTGCCTGCAGGCACCCGCCTGAACGAGCGGGCTCTGTGCGACCGGCTTGGCGTCTCGCGCACGCCGCTGCGCGAAGCGTTCCGTTTGCTTGCGGCCGAAGGTCTGGTGCACATTCAGCCCAATCGCGGAGCCCAGGTCATCGCCCTGTCCGAAAAAGACGTGCGCGAAAGCTTCGAAGTCATGGCCGCGCTCGAGGCCTTGTCGGGCGAACTGGCTTGCCTTCATGTCACCGATCGGGAAATCGACGAAATCAAGGCGCTTACCTTCGAAATGCAGGCCAGCCATGCCCGCCAGGACCTGTCTTCCTATTACCGGGTCAATCGAGCCATTCACGACCGCATCAACCAGGCCGGCCAGAACCAACTGCTGTCGCAGGTCTATGCCACGCTGAACCTGCGCATACAGAATCTGCGTTTTCGCTCCAACCTGAATCGCGAAAAATGGGACAAGGCCATGCGCGAGCATACCGACATGGTCGAAGCGCTCGCGGCCCGCGACGGCCCGCGCCTTGCCGCCATCATGCGCACGCATTTGCAGCGCAAGGGCGAAACGGTCCTCGAAGCCCTTTTCCACACGTCTCCCGACCTGGCCTGA